A single Mangifera indica cultivar Alphonso chromosome 20, CATAS_Mindica_2.1, whole genome shotgun sequence DNA region contains:
- the LOC123204606 gene encoding agamous-like MADS-box protein MADS2 isoform X2 — MGRGRVELKRIENKINRQVTFAKRRNGLLKKAYELSVLCDAEVALIIFSNRGKLYEFCSSSSMMKTLERYQRCSYGALDTNRASNESQGTYQEYLKLKTTVEVLQRSQRNLLGEDLGPLSTKELDQLENQLETSLKHIRTTKTQFMVDQLSELQKREQMLVETNKALRKKFEETSAQVPFRLAWDQAGVQNMAYNTRLPAQSEGFFQPLGANSTINMGYNPMAVASSGAAEVVSVSVAGQTQTVNGYIPGWML; from the exons atgggaagAGGAAGAGTTGAACTGAAGAGGATAGAGAACAAAATTAATAGGCAGGTTACATTTGCTAAGAGAAGAAATGGGTTGCTTAAAAAAGCTTATGAACTCTCTGTTCTTTGTGATGCTGAAGTTGCTCTCATCATTTTCTCCAACCGGGGGAAACTATATGAATTTTGTAGCAGTTCTAG CATGATGAAAACTCTTGAGCGATACCAAAGGTGTAGCTATGGTGCACTGGATACTAACCGTGCAAGCAATGAGTCACAG GGAACTTACCAGGAGTATTTGAAGCTGAAAACAACAGTTGAGGTCCTGCAGCGATCTCAAAG AAACCTTCTGGGAGAAGATCTGGGTCCATTGAGCACAAAAGAGCTTGACCAACTTGAGAATCAGCTAGAGACATCCTTGAAGCATATCAGAACTACAAAG ACCCAATTTATGGTTGATCAGCTTTCCGAACTTCAAAAGAGG GAACAAATGCTTGTTGAAACTAACAAGGCTCTCAGAAAGAAG TTTGAGGAAACCAGTGCTCAAGTTCCTTTTCGACTGGCATGGGATCAAGCTGGAGTACAAAACATGGCATACAACACTCGTCTCCCCGCTCAGTCAGAAGGGTTTTTCCAGCCCCTGGGAGCCAACTCCACCATTAACATGGG ATACAATCCAATGGCGGTGGCCTCTTCTGGTGCGGCGGAGGTGGTGAGTGTCAGCGTTGCAGGGCAAACTCAGACTGTCAATGGATACATTCCAGGATGGATGCTTTGA
- the LOC123204606 gene encoding agamous-like MADS-box protein MADS2 isoform X1 — MGRGRVELKRIENKINRQVTFAKRRNGLLKKAYELSVLCDAEVALIIFSNRGKLYEFCSSSSMMKTLERYQRCSYGALDTNRASNESQQGTYQEYLKLKTTVEVLQRSQRNLLGEDLGPLSTKELDQLENQLETSLKHIRTTKTQFMVDQLSELQKREQMLVETNKALRKKFEETSAQVPFRLAWDQAGVQNMAYNTRLPAQSEGFFQPLGANSTINMGYNPMAVASSGAAEVVSVSVAGQTQTVNGYIPGWML, encoded by the exons atgggaagAGGAAGAGTTGAACTGAAGAGGATAGAGAACAAAATTAATAGGCAGGTTACATTTGCTAAGAGAAGAAATGGGTTGCTTAAAAAAGCTTATGAACTCTCTGTTCTTTGTGATGCTGAAGTTGCTCTCATCATTTTCTCCAACCGGGGGAAACTATATGAATTTTGTAGCAGTTCTAG CATGATGAAAACTCTTGAGCGATACCAAAGGTGTAGCTATGGTGCACTGGATACTAACCGTGCAAGCAATGAGTCACAG CAGGGAACTTACCAGGAGTATTTGAAGCTGAAAACAACAGTTGAGGTCCTGCAGCGATCTCAAAG AAACCTTCTGGGAGAAGATCTGGGTCCATTGAGCACAAAAGAGCTTGACCAACTTGAGAATCAGCTAGAGACATCCTTGAAGCATATCAGAACTACAAAG ACCCAATTTATGGTTGATCAGCTTTCCGAACTTCAAAAGAGG GAACAAATGCTTGTTGAAACTAACAAGGCTCTCAGAAAGAAG TTTGAGGAAACCAGTGCTCAAGTTCCTTTTCGACTGGCATGGGATCAAGCTGGAGTACAAAACATGGCATACAACACTCGTCTCCCCGCTCAGTCAGAAGGGTTTTTCCAGCCCCTGGGAGCCAACTCCACCATTAACATGGG ATACAATCCAATGGCGGTGGCCTCTTCTGGTGCGGCGGAGGTGGTGAGTGTCAGCGTTGCAGGGCAAACTCAGACTGTCAATGGATACATTCCAGGATGGATGCTTTGA
- the LOC123204547 gene encoding truncated transcription factor CAULIFLOWER A-like isoform X1 has product MGRGRVQLKRIENKINRQVTFSKRRSGLLKKAHEISVLCDAEVALIVFSTKGKLFEYSTDSCMERILERYERYSYSERQLQTNDVNNPGSWTLEYAKLKARVEILQRNQSHFMGQELDSLSLKELQSLEHQLDSALKHIRSRKNQLMFESISDLQKKDKLLQEQNNLLTKKVKEKEKEKNLVEQAQFSQQNEGLNSPSDLLIQPFNHSGTYQVGGVNGGEENETPPYRVNAVLPPWMLPPP; this is encoded by the exons ATGGGGAGGGGTAGGGTTCAGCTCAAGAGAATAGAGAACAAGATCAATAGACAAGTCACGTTTTCGAAGCGGAGGTCGGGGTTGTTGAAGAAGGCTCATGAGATCTCCGTGCTTTGCGATGCTGAAGTCGCGTTGATCGTCTTCTCCACCAAGGGAAAACTCTTCGAATACTCCACTGATTCCTG CATGGAAAGGATCCTTGAAAGGTATGAGAGGTATTCCTACTCTGAGAGGCAGCTTCAAACGAATGATGTAAACAAT CCGGGAAGCTGGACTCTTGAATATGCAAAGTTGAAAGCTAGGGTGGAGATTttacaaagaaatcaaag CCACTTCATGGGACAAGAGCTGGACTCTCTAAGTCTCAAAGAGCTTCAAAGTTTGGAGCACCAGCTTGATTCTGCTCTTAAGCACATACGCTCCAGAAAG AATCAACTCATGTTTGAATCCATCTCGGATCTTCAGAAAAAG GACAAGTTACTCCAGGAGCAAAACAACTTACTCACAAAGAAG gtgaaggagaaggagaaggagaagaacTTAGTCGAACAGGCACAATTTAGTCAGCAAAATGAAGGCCTCAACTCACCCTCTGACCTCCTAATTCAGCCATTTAACCACAG TGGCACATACCAAGTAGGAGGGGTCAATggaggagaagaaaatgagacTCCACCATATCGAGTGAATGCAGTATTGCCCCCATGGATGCTTCCTCCACCCTAA
- the LOC123204547 gene encoding truncated transcription factor CAULIFLOWER A-like isoform X2, whose amino-acid sequence MGRGRVQLKRIENKINRQVTFSKRRSGLLKKAHEISVLCDAEVALIVFSTKGKLFEYSTDSCMERILERYERYSYSERQLQTNDVNNPGSWTLEYAKLKARVEILQRNQSHFMGQELDSLSLKELQSLEHQLDSALKHIRSRKNQLMFESISDLQKKDKLLQEQNNLLTKKEKEKEKNLVEQAQFSQQNEGLNSPSDLLIQPFNHSGTYQVGGVNGGEENETPPYRVNAVLPPWMLPPP is encoded by the exons ATGGGGAGGGGTAGGGTTCAGCTCAAGAGAATAGAGAACAAGATCAATAGACAAGTCACGTTTTCGAAGCGGAGGTCGGGGTTGTTGAAGAAGGCTCATGAGATCTCCGTGCTTTGCGATGCTGAAGTCGCGTTGATCGTCTTCTCCACCAAGGGAAAACTCTTCGAATACTCCACTGATTCCTG CATGGAAAGGATCCTTGAAAGGTATGAGAGGTATTCCTACTCTGAGAGGCAGCTTCAAACGAATGATGTAAACAAT CCGGGAAGCTGGACTCTTGAATATGCAAAGTTGAAAGCTAGGGTGGAGATTttacaaagaaatcaaag CCACTTCATGGGACAAGAGCTGGACTCTCTAAGTCTCAAAGAGCTTCAAAGTTTGGAGCACCAGCTTGATTCTGCTCTTAAGCACATACGCTCCAGAAAG AATCAACTCATGTTTGAATCCATCTCGGATCTTCAGAAAAAG GACAAGTTACTCCAGGAGCAAAACAACTTACTCACAAAGAAG gagaaggagaaggagaagaacTTAGTCGAACAGGCACAATTTAGTCAGCAAAATGAAGGCCTCAACTCACCCTCTGACCTCCTAATTCAGCCATTTAACCACAG TGGCACATACCAAGTAGGAGGGGTCAATggaggagaagaaaatgagacTCCACCATATCGAGTGAATGCAGTATTGCCCCCATGGATGCTTCCTCCACCCTAA